In Psychrobacter immobilis, a single genomic region encodes these proteins:
- the rpsC gene encoding 30S ribosomal protein S3, which yields MGQKVHPIGIRLGVVKKHNANWYANPKQYSEYLINDIQVREYLRKKLDSAMISKIMIERPTGAAKITIATARPGIVIGKKGEDIERLQKELTKIMGVPAQVNIEEITSPDLDAHLVAEGIASQLERRVMFRRAMKRAVQNSMRSGAKGIKVELSGRLGGAEIARTEWYREGRVPLHTLRADIDYSSVRAETTYGTIGVKVWIFRGEILDGMNSVYNPVKEEQTRAPKRRGRGNGNRRNTDRG from the coding sequence ATGGGTCAAAAAGTACATCCAATCGGAATTCGTCTTGGTGTTGTAAAGAAGCATAACGCAAACTGGTATGCTAACCCTAAACAATACTCAGAATACCTAATCAACGACATTCAAGTTCGTGAATATCTGCGCAAAAAGCTTGATAGTGCTATGATTAGCAAAATCATGATTGAGCGTCCTACCGGTGCTGCTAAGATTACCATCGCCACTGCGCGTCCTGGTATCGTTATCGGTAAGAAAGGCGAAGACATCGAAAGACTTCAAAAAGAATTGACCAAAATTATGGGCGTACCTGCTCAGGTCAACATTGAAGAAATCACCTCGCCTGATCTTGATGCTCATCTAGTAGCGGAAGGTATCGCAAGTCAGCTTGAGCGTCGTGTTATGTTCCGCCGTGCTATGAAGCGCGCCGTACAGAACAGCATGCGTTCTGGTGCTAAAGGTATTAAAGTTGAGCTGTCTGGCCGTCTTGGCGGTGCTGAGATTGCTCGTACTGAATGGTACCGTGAAGGTCGTGTGCCATTGCATACACTACGCGCTGATATCGACTATTCGTCAGTACGTGCGGAAACTACTTACGGCACCATCGGTGTAAAAGTTTGGATCTTCCGTGGCGAAATCCTTGACGGTATGAACAGTGTATACAATCCCGTTAAAGAAGAGCAGACTCGTGCGCCAAAACGCCGTGGTCGTGGAAACGGAAACCGTCGAAACACAGACAGAGGTTAA
- the rplP gene encoding 50S ribosomal protein L16, which produces MLQPKRTKFRKMHKGRNTGLAHRGSTVAFGQIGLKSLTRGRMTARQIEAARRTITRKIKRGGKIWIRVFPDKPITNKPLEVRMGKGKGPVEYWVCEIKPGKVLYELEGVSEELAREAFTLAAAKLPFKTTIVKRTIM; this is translated from the coding sequence ATGTTACAGCCAAAACGTACCAAGTTTCGTAAAATGCACAAAGGTCGTAACACTGGGCTAGCTCATCGTGGAAGCACCGTTGCATTCGGACAAATTGGTCTAAAATCGTTGACTCGTGGTCGTATGACTGCCCGTCAAATTGAAGCAGCACGTCGTACCATCACTCGTAAAATTAAGCGTGGTGGTAAGATTTGGATTCGTGTATTCCCAGACAAACCAATTACCAATAAACCACTAGAAGTACGTATGGGTAAAGGTAAAGGTCCTGTAGAATATTGGGTATGCGAAATCAAACCTGGTAAAGTGCTATATGAACTCGAAGGGGTTTCAGAAGAACTTGCTCGCGAAGCGTTCACGCTTGCTGCAGCAAAACTGCCCTTTAAAACTACCATTGTTAAGCGGACGATAATGTAA
- the rpmC gene encoding 50S ribosomal protein L29: MKISELRDKSLEELTQLLDEKQLDAFRIRMAKATGQLGNTHEVRVNRRAIAQLQTLINEKQRGDS, from the coding sequence ATGAAGATCAGTGAATTACGTGATAAATCATTAGAAGAACTGACTCAGTTACTTGATGAAAAGCAACTTGATGCTTTCCGTATTCGTATGGCTAAAGCAACTGGTCAGTTGGGTAATACCCATGAAGTACGTGTTAATCGTCGTGCGATTGCTCAGCTTCAGACTTTGATTAACGAGAAACAACGAGGCGACTCATGA
- the rpsQ gene encoding 30S ribosomal protein S17 — protein MSDNNQTANASVLTGRVVSDKMDKSITVLIERLVRHPLYGKQLRRSTKIKAHDENNVCQQGDLVRIKETRPISKTKSWTLVEVVEKVEKI, from the coding sequence ATGAGCGATAACAATCAAACAGCTAATGCTAGCGTATTGACAGGACGAGTTGTCAGTGACAAGATGGACAAGTCCATCACAGTTTTGATTGAGCGTCTGGTTCGTCATCCTTTGTATGGCAAGCAGCTTCGTCGTTCTACAAAAATCAAAGCCCATGATGAGAATAATGTTTGCCAACAAGGCGACCTTGTCCGCATCAAAGAAACGCGTCCAATCTCTAAAACCAAGTCTTGGACTTTGGTTGAAGTGGTTGAAAAAGTAGAAAAAATCTAA
- the rplN gene encoding 50S ribosomal protein L14 gives MIQVESMLEVADNSGARRVQCIKVLGGSHRRYASVGDIIKVTVKEAIPRGRVKKGDVMNAVVVRTKKGVRRPDGSVLRFDDNAAVLLNQNKAPIATRIFGPVTRELRGDQFMKIVSLAPEVL, from the coding sequence ATGATTCAGGTTGAATCGATGCTGGAAGTTGCAGATAATAGCGGTGCAAGACGAGTTCAGTGCATTAAAGTACTGGGTGGCTCTCATCGTCGTTATGCATCAGTTGGCGACATTATTAAAGTAACGGTTAAAGAAGCCATTCCTCGCGGTCGTGTTAAAAAAGGCGACGTGATGAATGCTGTAGTTGTACGCACCAAAAAAGGCGTTCGTCGTCCTGATGGTTCTGTTCTGCGTTTTGACGACAATGCTGCGGTATTGTTGAACCAAAATAAAGCACCGATTGCAACTCGTATTTTTGGACCGGTAACTCGTGAACTACGTGGTGATCAGTTTATGAAAATTGTATCACTAGCACCAGAAGTATTGTGA
- the rplX gene encoding 50S ribosomal protein L24, with the protein MSKLRKGDTVIVIAGKDKGKQGTVQAVKNDRIKVEGINIVTKHQKPNQATGVEGGILKKEAFLHISNVAILNAQTQKADRITYQFGEDGKKQRVYRSNGEVVATA; encoded by the coding sequence ATGTCAAAATTACGTAAAGGCGATACAGTTATCGTGATTGCTGGGAAAGACAAAGGCAAGCAAGGTACTGTACAAGCTGTAAAAAATGATCGTATTAAAGTTGAAGGCATTAATATTGTCACTAAACATCAGAAGCCGAATCAGGCAACTGGCGTTGAAGGTGGCATTCTTAAGAAAGAAGCTTTTCTACATATCTCAAATGTCGCAATATTAAATGCGCAAACCCAAAAAGCTGATCGTATTACTTATCAGTTCGGCGAAGACGGCAAGAAACAACGCGTCTATCGTTCGAACGGTGAAGTAGTGGCGACTGCGTAA
- the rplE gene encoding 50S ribosomal protein L5, producing the protein MARLKSLYNEELKQQIKEELGLANVMQVPKITKITLNMGVGGASQDKKLLEGAVADMTAIAGQKPVVTKARKSVAGFKIREEWPIGCKVTLRGEQMYEFLDRLIAIAIPRIRDFRGFSPKAFDGRGNYSLGIKEQIVFPEVDFDKIDRIRGMDVTITTSAQSDEEGRALLKAFGFPFK; encoded by the coding sequence ATGGCAAGATTAAAATCTTTATATAACGAAGAATTAAAGCAGCAAATCAAAGAAGAGCTTGGTTTGGCTAATGTGATGCAAGTGCCTAAAATCACTAAAATCACACTTAACATGGGTGTAGGCGGCGCGTCTCAAGACAAGAAATTGCTTGAAGGTGCAGTAGCTGACATGACCGCTATCGCTGGTCAAAAACCTGTCGTCACCAAAGCGCGTAAATCAGTTGCTGGCTTTAAAATTCGTGAAGAATGGCCAATTGGCTGCAAAGTAACGCTACGCGGTGAGCAAATGTACGAATTTTTAGATCGTCTCATTGCCATTGCAATTCCTCGTATTCGTGATTTCCGCGGTTTTTCACCTAAAGCCTTTGACGGACGTGGTAACTACTCATTGGGTATCAAAGAACAGATCGTATTCCCAGAAGTAGATTTTGACAAGATTGATCGTATCCGCGGTATGGATGTGACAATCACCACGTCAGCTCAATCTGATGAAGAAGGTCGCGCGTTGCTTAAAGCATTCGGCTTCCCATTTAAATAA
- the rpsN gene encoding 30S ribosomal protein S14 — MAKKSMINRELKREKMVAKYADKRIKLKETISDMTASDETRMEAMLELQALPRNSSPVRLRNRCAITGRPHGYFRKFGLSRNMLRERVMQGDVPGVRKASW; from the coding sequence ATGGCAAAGAAGAGCATGATTAACCGCGAATTAAAGCGCGAAAAAATGGTTGCTAAGTACGCTGATAAGCGTATCAAGCTAAAAGAAACTATCAGTGATATGACTGCAAGTGACGAAACTCGTATGGAAGCGATGCTAGAGCTACAAGCTCTTCCACGCAATTCATCGCCAGTACGTCTGCGCAATCGTTGTGCTATCACCGGTCGTCCTCACGGTTACTTCCGCAAGTTTGGCTTATCACGCAATATGCTGCGTGAGCGTGTCATGCAAGGCGATGTGCCTGGTGTTCGTAAAGCAAGCTGGTAA
- the rpsH gene encoding 30S ribosomal protein S8, whose amino-acid sequence MSMQDTVGDMLTRIRNAQMANKVSVAMPSSKLRKSIADLLVSEGYVASAVVTEEANNKATLSIELKYFEGRAVIETIQRFSRPGLRQFRGKDAIPTVKQGMGVAIVSTSQGIMSDRAARAAGIGGEIVAFVA is encoded by the coding sequence ATGAGTATGCAAGATACCGTTGGGGATATGCTAACCCGTATTCGTAACGCACAAATGGCTAACAAAGTATCGGTAGCAATGCCGAGCTCTAAATTACGTAAATCAATAGCTGATTTGCTAGTTAGCGAAGGTTATGTGGCGAGCGCTGTTGTTACTGAAGAAGCAAACAATAAAGCAACCCTATCTATCGAATTGAAATACTTCGAAGGCCGCGCTGTCATCGAAACGATTCAACGTTTTAGCCGTCCTGGTTTGCGCCAGTTCCGCGGTAAAGACGCTATCCCTACTGTTAAGCAAGGTATGGGTGTTGCTATCGTATCAACTAGCCAAGGTATCATGAGTGATCGTGCTGCACGCGCTGCTGGTATCGGTGGTGAAATCGTCGCATTTGTAGCGTAA
- the rplF gene encoding 50S ribosomal protein L6, with product MSRVAKAPVTLPNGVSVTLNDRQVEVKGKNGILSLRLHELVELKQEDDAIIFSPTVDSKEAMMHTGTMRALVNNYVKGVNEGFEKRLQLIGVGYRAQVAGNKVTLNVGYSHPVEYTLPEGVSAETPTQTEIVLKSNNKQQLGQAAANIRGFRPPEPYKGKGIRYSDEHVIRKEAKKK from the coding sequence ATGTCTCGTGTGGCTAAAGCCCCAGTGACACTGCCAAACGGCGTAAGTGTTACTTTGAACGATCGGCAGGTCGAAGTGAAAGGCAAGAACGGCATTTTGTCTTTACGCCTGCATGAATTGGTCGAGCTGAAACAGGAAGATGATGCGATCATTTTCTCACCTACAGTCGATTCAAAAGAAGCCATGATGCACACTGGCACCATGCGCGCTCTTGTTAACAACTATGTTAAAGGCGTGAATGAAGGCTTTGAAAAGCGTCTTCAGTTAATTGGTGTTGGTTATCGCGCACAAGTTGCTGGTAACAAGGTAACTTTGAACGTTGGTTACTCTCATCCAGTAGAATATACGTTGCCTGAAGGTGTGTCAGCTGAAACCCCAACGCAAACTGAAATTGTTTTGAAATCAAACAATAAACAGCAGCTTGGTCAAGCAGCGGCTAATATCCGCGGTTTCCGCCCACCTGAGCCTTATAAAGGTAAAGGTATTCGTTATAGTGACGAGCATGTGATTCGCAAAGAAGCCAAGAAAAAATAA
- the rplR gene encoding 50S ribosomal protein L18 has product MFDKKAARLRRAKKTRAHIRFLGVHRLTVTRTPKHIYAQIISPTGGEVIAQASTLDGSLRSGATGNADAATSVGQMIAERAKAAGITKVAFDRSGFKYHGRVKALAEAARENGLEF; this is encoded by the coding sequence ATGTTTGATAAAAAAGCAGCTCGTCTGCGTCGAGCTAAGAAAACCCGCGCGCATATCCGTTTCTTAGGCGTTCATCGCTTAACGGTTACTCGCACGCCAAAACATATTTATGCCCAGATTATCTCTCCTACCGGTGGTGAAGTGATTGCTCAGGCATCTACCTTAGACGGCAGCTTGCGCTCAGGCGCGACTGGCAATGCTGATGCAGCAACGTCTGTGGGCCAAATGATCGCAGAACGCGCAAAAGCAGCTGGTATCACTAAAGTTGCCTTTGACCGTAGTGGTTTTAAATATCATGGTCGAGTTAAAGCTTTAGCAGAAGCAGCTCGCGAAAACGGATTGGAGTTTTAA
- the rpsE gene encoding 30S ribosomal protein S5 yields MARNDKNDKNEQTDGLVERLVTVDRVAKVVKGGRIFSFTALTVVGDGNGRVGFGRGKAREVPAAIQKALEAAKRNMITVELNDATLYHPIKARHGASKVYMQPASEGTGVIAGGAMRAVLEVAGVKDVLTKCYGSTNTANVVRATFNGLRDMSTPEKMAAKRGKSVDEILG; encoded by the coding sequence ATGGCTAGAAATGATAAAAATGATAAAAATGAACAGACTGACGGTCTAGTAGAACGCTTAGTTACCGTTGATCGCGTTGCAAAAGTTGTTAAAGGTGGTCGTATTTTCTCTTTCACTGCATTGACTGTAGTGGGCGATGGCAATGGTCGTGTTGGTTTTGGTCGCGGTAAAGCACGTGAAGTGCCAGCGGCTATCCAAAAAGCACTAGAAGCTGCCAAACGTAATATGATTACTGTTGAGCTTAATGATGCAACTTTGTATCATCCGATCAAAGCACGTCATGGTGCTAGTAAAGTTTATATGCAACCTGCATCTGAAGGTACTGGCGTAATCGCTGGTGGCGCAATGCGTGCTGTATTAGAAGTTGCTGGTGTCAAAGATGTTTTGACTAAATGTTATGGTTCTACCAATACTGCTAACGTTGTTCGCGCAACGTTTAACGGTTTACGTGATATGTCAACTCCAGAGAAGATGGCAGCAAAACGTGGTAAATCTGTAGACGAAATCTTGGGTTAA
- the rpmD gene encoding 50S ribosomal protein L30 → MKKMKVTQFKSGAHRLKSHKASLKGLGLRRINHTVEVEDTPSTRGMVNRVNYMVKVEEA, encoded by the coding sequence ATGAAAAAAATGAAAGTCACTCAATTTAAATCGGGTGCCCATCGCCTAAAGAGCCACAAAGCGAGCTTGAAAGGATTGGGTTTACGCCGTATTAATCATACTGTTGAAGTAGAAGATACACCTTCAACCCGTGGTATGGTCAATCGCGTTAACTACATGGTAAAAGTGGAGGAAGCGTAA
- the rplO gene encoding 50S ribosomal protein L15, giving the protein MGLRLNELSPGVGAKKTAQRRGRGIGSGLGKTGGRGVKGQKSRSGSSIRSGFEGGQMPLYRRLPKFGFTSKMAMKTAEVRLSELNKIDGDVVSLETLKAANLIRHDMKRARIMLSGEVTKAYTFKGIKVTKGAKLAIEAAGGSIEE; this is encoded by the coding sequence ATGGGTCTTAGATTAAATGAATTATCACCAGGTGTTGGCGCAAAGAAAACTGCCCAACGTCGTGGTCGTGGTATCGGTTCAGGTCTTGGTAAGACTGGTGGTCGTGGTGTAAAAGGTCAGAAATCTCGTTCAGGTTCTAGCATACGCTCAGGATTTGAAGGTGGTCAAATGCCTTTATATCGTCGTCTACCGAAATTTGGTTTTACCAGTAAAATGGCAATGAAGACGGCTGAAGTACGTCTTTCTGAACTGAATAAAATTGATGGCGATGTGGTTAGCCTTGAAACACTTAAAGCTGCTAACCTAATCCGTCACGACATGAAGCGTGCCCGTATTATGTTGTCAGGCGAAGTCACTAAGGCTTATACCTTTAAAGGTATCAAAGTGACTAAAGGCGCTAAGCTAGCAATCGAAGCTGCTGGTGGTAGCATCGAGGAGTAG
- the secY gene encoding preprotein translocase subunit SecY has translation MSSTGIPLNPFAFIRKYDELWTRLLFLIGALVVYRLGSHIPVPGINPVNLADLFSRNENTILSMFNMFSGGALERMSIMALGIMPYISASIIVQMMSAVLPSLEALKKEGEAGRRKLNKYTRQGTLALALVQSLGMCAGLISQNLTLSSGLTFYIPAVTSLVAGAMFLMWLGEQITERGVGNGISMLIFASIVAGTPGMISQSIEQVNQGQMNLIVLFIFVLLGIAVTAGIVYIERAQRRVPVNYAQKQQQGRKIYAQQQSHLPLKLNMAGVIPAIFASSLLLFPASLGQWVGQSTDPTLTQKILQNMALVLSPGQPLYLVLFGAMIIFFCYFYTALVFSPREVAENLKRSGAYIPGIRPGQQTQRYLDHVLNRLTFIGAMYMTVICLMPMVVQSSFGVPFQLGGTSLLIMVVVVMDFISQIQAHLMTHQYHDQTLIQSPTQP, from the coding sequence ATGTCATCGACTGGTATACCGCTCAATCCATTTGCATTCATACGCAAGTATGATGAATTATGGACGCGTTTATTATTCTTAATCGGCGCATTGGTTGTTTATCGTTTAGGGTCACATATTCCAGTACCGGGTATCAATCCGGTCAACTTGGCTGATCTGTTTTCGCGCAACGAAAACACCATTTTGAGCATGTTTAACATGTTCTCAGGTGGTGCACTAGAGCGTATGTCCATTATGGCGCTCGGCATTATGCCGTATATTTCAGCATCGATTATTGTACAGATGATGTCTGCAGTATTGCCATCGCTTGAAGCCCTCAAAAAAGAAGGCGAAGCGGGACGACGTAAGTTGAACAAGTATACCCGTCAAGGGACACTTGCTTTAGCCCTAGTACAGTCATTAGGAATGTGTGCTGGCTTAATCAGTCAAAATCTTACTTTATCTTCTGGTCTGACCTTTTATATTCCAGCGGTTACCTCATTGGTAGCGGGTGCTATGTTCTTGATGTGGCTTGGTGAGCAGATTACAGAGCGCGGCGTAGGTAATGGTATTTCAATGCTCATTTTTGCGAGTATTGTGGCTGGTACGCCAGGTATGATTTCGCAGTCTATTGAACAGGTCAATCAAGGACAAATGAACTTGATTGTACTGTTTATTTTTGTGCTACTAGGCATCGCGGTTACTGCTGGTATCGTTTATATTGAACGTGCTCAGCGCCGTGTTCCAGTAAACTATGCACAGAAGCAGCAACAAGGTCGCAAAATATATGCTCAGCAGCAGTCACATTTGCCGCTGAAGCTTAATATGGCAGGGGTTATCCCAGCCATTTTTGCCAGCTCGTTGTTGTTGTTTCCAGCAAGTTTAGGGCAGTGGGTCGGTCAATCAACTGATCCTACCCTTACACAAAAGATACTACAGAATATGGCATTGGTGTTGTCTCCAGGACAGCCGCTATATTTGGTTCTGTTTGGCGCGATGATTATTTTCTTCTGTTACTTCTATACGGCATTGGTATTTAGTCCACGTGAAGTAGCTGAAAACCTTAAACGTAGTGGTGCGTATATCCCAGGTATTCGCCCCGGACAACAAACTCAGCGTTACCTAGATCATGTATTAAACCGACTGACCTTTATTGGCGCGATGTATATGACGGTTATTTGTTTAATGCCAATGGTCGTCCAGTCATCGTTTGGTGTGCCGTTTCAACTCGGTGGTACGTCTTTACTGATTATGGTGGTTGTGGTAATGGACTTCATTTCGCAAATCCAAGCGCATTTGATGACCCATCAATATCATGATCAGACGTTAATTCAATCGCCCACTCAACCTTAA
- the rpmJ gene encoding 50S ribosomal protein L36 produces the protein MKVQASVKKICGSCKVVRRKGRVHIICTAEPRHKQRQG, from the coding sequence ATGAAAGTTCAAGCATCAGTTAAAAAGATTTGTGGTAGCTGTAAAGTTGTACGCCGTAAAGGCCGTGTACATATCATCTGTACAGCAGAACCTCGCCACAAGCAACGTCAAGGTTAA
- the rpsM gene encoding 30S ribosomal protein S13, whose product MARIAGVNIPDNKHAVISLTYIFGVGRTTAQKILEAVGIAPTTKVSQLDDTQLDAIRAQVANYMTEGDLRREVSMNIKRLVDLGCYRGIRHRRNLPVRGQNTKNNARTRKGPTRPLKR is encoded by the coding sequence ATGGCTCGTATTGCCGGCGTAAACATTCCGGATAATAAGCATGCTGTTATTTCACTAACTTACATCTTTGGTGTAGGTCGTACCACTGCTCAGAAAATCTTAGAAGCAGTTGGCATTGCCCCTACTACTAAAGTTAGTCAGTTAGATGATACACAGTTAGATGCTATCCGTGCACAAGTTGCAAATTACATGACTGAAGGTGATCTTCGTCGTGAAGTGTCAATGAATATTAAGCGTTTAGTTGATCTTGGTTGTTACCGTGGCATCCGCCATCGTCGTAACCTACCAGTTAGAGGTCAGAATACTAAGAACAACGCTCGTACTCGTAAGGGTCCGACACGCCCTCTCAAAAGATAA
- the rpsK gene encoding 30S ribosomal protein S11, which yields MAKDTRSRKKVTRRSVSEGIAHIHASFNNTIVTITDRQGNALAWATSGGQGFRGSRKSTPFAAQVAAEVAGKAAQEYGVKNIDVLVKGPGPGRESAVRALGALGYKVNSISDVTPIPHNGCRAPKKRRV from the coding sequence ATGGCTAAAGACACTCGTAGTCGCAAGAAAGTGACTCGTCGTTCAGTATCGGAGGGCATTGCCCATATCCATGCGTCTTTTAATAACACCATTGTTACGATTACCGATCGTCAAGGTAATGCACTGGCTTGGGCCACTTCAGGTGGACAAGGCTTCCGTGGTTCACGTAAATCTACACCATTTGCAGCTCAGGTTGCAGCTGAGGTCGCTGGTAAAGCGGCTCAAGAATATGGTGTTAAGAATATCGACGTTTTGGTCAAAGGACCAGGACCGGGTCGTGAGTCTGCGGTAAGAGCACTAGGTGCATTGGGTTATAAAGTTAACAGCATCTCTGATGTAACCCCAATCCCACACAATGGTTGCCGTGCGCCTAAAAAGCGCCGCGTCTAA
- the rpsD gene encoding 30S ribosomal protein S4 translates to MARYIGPKLKLSRREGTDLGLKSGVKPYDVKTKKAGRPPGQHGVSRNKTSEYALQLREKQKVKRIYGVLERQFANYYKEAARKRGATGENLLAMLESRLDNVVYRMGFGSTRAEARQLVSHRTVMVKKAGRDEFVRVNIPSIQLQDGDVIAIQEKSREQLRIKNAIELATQRGIPEWLDVDHSKLQGTFKQAPDRIDLPAEINESLIVELYSK, encoded by the coding sequence ATGGCCCGCTATATTGGACCAAAACTCAAATTATCACGTCGTGAAGGCACGGACTTAGGTCTTAAGTCTGGCGTTAAACCATACGACGTAAAAACGAAAAAAGCTGGTCGTCCACCAGGTCAACACGGTGTAAGCCGTAACAAGACCTCAGAATATGCTTTACAGCTGCGTGAAAAGCAGAAAGTTAAGCGTATTTATGGTGTACTAGAGCGTCAGTTTGCTAATTACTATAAAGAAGCTGCTCGTAAGCGCGGTGCTACTGGTGAAAACCTGTTAGCCATGCTTGAGAGCCGTCTAGATAACGTTGTTTATCGCATGGGCTTTGGCTCAACTCGCGCTGAAGCACGTCAGCTAGTCAGTCATCGTACTGTTATGGTAAAAAAAGCTGGTCGTGATGAGTTTGTTCGTGTGAACATTCCATCAATTCAGTTGCAAGATGGTGATGTCATCGCTATCCAAGAGAAGTCTCGCGAGCAATTACGTATTAAAAACGCAATTGAGCTGGCTACCCAACGTGGTATTCCAGAATGGCTAGATGTTGACCACAGCAAATTACAAGGCACGTTTAAACAAGCGCCTGATCGTATTGATCTACCTGCTGAAATCAACGAAAGCTTGATCGTTGAGCTATACTCTAAGTAA
- a CDS encoding DNA-directed RNA polymerase subunit alpha, with protein sequence MMLNATEFLTPNAINVDTVNETIAKVTLEPLERGFGHTLGNALRRILLSSLPGAAVIEAEIDGVDHEYSTLEGLQEDVLDLLLNLKGLAITLHDQNEVFLTLDKQGPGTITAADIALPHNVDIVNPELVLGTLSDRGHLKMRLRVVMGRGYEPANQRREDGDTKAIGRLKLDASFSPVLRVAYQVENARVEQRTDLDRLIIELETNGTIDPEEAIRKAATILQQQISIFVDLEAEEAPEPVKEKEEVDPVLLRPVDDLELTVRSANCLKAENIYYIGDLVQRSETELLKTPNLGKKSLTEIKDVLASKDLELGMRLDNWPPADLRVDDRFSYRSR encoded by the coding sequence ATGATGCTAAATGCAACTGAGTTTCTAACGCCGAATGCCATTAATGTGGATACGGTTAATGAAACGATTGCGAAAGTCACGCTCGAACCGTTAGAACGCGGCTTTGGGCATACCCTTGGTAATGCCTTACGTCGCATCTTGTTATCTTCATTACCTGGTGCTGCAGTCATTGAAGCTGAGATTGATGGTGTTGACCATGAATACTCAACGCTTGAAGGGCTACAAGAAGATGTACTTGACTTGCTTTTGAATCTAAAAGGCTTGGCTATTACGCTTCATGACCAAAATGAAGTATTTTTGACCTTGGATAAACAAGGTCCAGGCACTATTACTGCTGCAGACATCGCGTTACCGCATAATGTAGACATCGTCAATCCAGAATTGGTGTTGGGTACATTGAGTGATCGTGGTCATCTTAAGATGCGTTTGCGTGTAGTAATGGGTCGTGGATATGAGCCAGCAAACCAGCGCCGTGAAGATGGTGATACTAAAGCAATCGGACGTTTAAAGCTTGATGCAAGTTTTAGTCCTGTGCTTCGTGTTGCTTATCAGGTTGAGAACGCTCGTGTAGAGCAGCGTACTGATCTTGATCGTCTTATCATTGAGCTTGAAACTAATGGCACTATAGATCCAGAAGAAGCAATTCGTAAAGCAGCCACTATTTTACAACAACAGATTTCTATCTTTGTTGACCTAGAAGCTGAAGAAGCGCCTGAGCCTGTGAAAGAGAAAGAAGAGGTTGATCCGGTGCTATTACGCCCTGTGGACGATCTTGAACTAACGGTTCGCTCAGCCAACTGCTTGAAAGCTGAAAACATTTACTATATCGGTGATTTGGTACAACGTTCAGAGACTGAACTTCTAAAAACCCCAAATCTTGGTAAGAAATCATTAACGGAAATCAAAGACGTACTAGCGTCTAAAGATTTAGAGCTCGGTATGCGCCTAGATAACTGGCCACCAGCTGACCTTCGTGTTGATGATCGCTTTTCTTATCGTAGCCGTTAA
- the rplQ gene encoding 50S ribosomal protein L17, producing the protein MRHRKSGVKLGRTGSHRKAMFQNMTNSLFEHELIKTTLPKAKELRRVAEPLITMAKEDSVANRRLAFSRMRSKAMVGKLFGTLGPRYQTRPGGYLRIVKCGYRDGDNAPMAYVELVDRD; encoded by the coding sequence ATGCGCCATCGTAAGAGTGGAGTCAAGCTGGGTCGTACCGGCAGTCATCGTAAGGCAATGTTTCAGAACATGACTAACTCATTATTTGAGCATGAACTGATCAAAACAACTTTACCAAAAGCAAAAGAGTTACGTCGCGTTGCCGAGCCATTAATCACTATGGCTAAAGAAGACAGCGTTGCTAACCGTCGTTTGGCATTTAGCCGTATGCGTAGCAAAGCTATGGTAGGTAAACTATTTGGCACGTTAGGTCCTCGTTACCAGACCCGTCCAGGTGGATATTTGCGTATCGTAAAATGTGGTTACCGTGATGGTGACAATGCGCCAATGGCATATGTAGAATTGGTTGATCGCGACTAA